In a genomic window of Methylobacter sp. YRD-M1:
- a CDS encoding MdtA/MuxA family multidrug efflux RND transporter periplasmic adaptor subunit, producing the protein MKPRNLKLLLIGLAVILSIMAAVYFVELRPDQPQQRIDEKPGRPDFFTVAVVAEAAGQGDFPIYLNGLGTVTALNTATIRSRVDGELIRVAFQEGQTVHEGDLLAEIDPRPFQAQLMQAEGQLLRDEALLKNAQIDLERYQTLLEQDSIAAQQTATQEALVRQYRGTVETDRGLIADAKLQLTYTRIIAPFTGRLGLRLVDKGNIIQASDVDGLVVLTQIQPITVVFTLPETDLPAVMKRLRAGETLPIEAYDRSGNTRLSQGKLVAVDNQIDTATGTIRLKAQFDNKDHALFPNQFVNVRMTVDTLRDITIIPASAVQRGTPGTFVYVVKEDKTVSARPLKLGPSEAEKVTVLEGLNPGEQVVIDGIDKLREGARVELVNRDAQPAP; encoded by the coding sequence ATGAAACCGCGTAACTTGAAGCTGCTTCTCATCGGGCTGGCCGTCATTCTTTCCATCATGGCGGCCGTCTATTTTGTCGAGCTCCGCCCCGACCAGCCACAACAACGGATCGATGAAAAACCCGGCAGACCCGACTTTTTCACCGTTGCGGTTGTAGCCGAGGCGGCTGGACAGGGCGACTTCCCGATTTATCTGAACGGACTGGGAACAGTGACGGCGCTCAACACGGCGACGATCAGATCGCGTGTCGACGGCGAACTGATCCGTGTCGCTTTTCAGGAAGGCCAGACAGTGCACGAAGGCGACCTGCTGGCGGAAATCGACCCGCGCCCGTTCCAGGCTCAGCTCATGCAGGCCGAGGGTCAGCTGCTTCGCGATGAAGCGTTGTTGAAAAATGCGCAGATCGATCTGGAACGCTACCAAACCCTGCTGGAGCAGGATTCCATCGCCGCGCAGCAGACCGCCACGCAGGAAGCGCTGGTCAGACAGTATCGCGGCACGGTGGAAACCGACCGCGGGCTGATCGCGGATGCCAAACTGCAGTTGACCTATACTCGCATCATAGCCCCGTTCACAGGGCGCCTGGGTCTGCGACTGGTCGATAAGGGCAATATCATTCAGGCGTCCGATGTCGATGGACTGGTCGTGCTGACACAGATCCAGCCCATCACGGTCGTATTCACGCTGCCTGAAACCGATCTGCCGGCAGTCATGAAACGGCTGCGCGCCGGCGAGACGTTGCCGATAGAGGCATACGATCGCTCAGGCAATACCCGCCTGTCTCAGGGCAAGCTCGTGGCCGTGGACAATCAGATCGACACGGCAACCGGCACCATCAGGCTCAAGGCGCAATTCGACAATAAAGATCATGCCCTGTTTCCGAACCAGTTCGTCAACGTCAGGATGACTGTGGATACTTTGCGCGACATCACGATCATACCGGCTTCAGCCGTTCAGCGCGGAACGCCAGGCACCTTCGTCTATGTCGTGAAGGAGGACAAGACCGTCAGCGCGCGCCCGCTGAAACTGGGTCCTTCCGAAGCCGAGAAAGTCACCGTGCTCGAGGGGCTTAATCCCGGCGAGCAGGTCGTGATCGACGGCATCGACAAGCTGCGCGAAGGCGCCAGGGTGGAACTCGTCAACCGGGACGCACAACCAGCGCCATGA
- a CDS encoding MdtB/MuxB family multidrug efflux RND transporter permease subunit, with protein sequence MNPSRTFILRPVATSLLMVALLLVGIIGYRALPISALPQVDYPTIQVVTLYPGASPDVMTSSVTAPLERQFGQMPGLNQMSSSSSGGASVVTLQFDLELDIDIAEQEVQAAINAATSFLPTDLPMPPVYSKVNPADAPIMTLAVSSKTLPLTRVEDLVDTRLAQKLSQLPGVGLVSISGGQRPAVRIQANPMALAAYNLSLEDLRTAIARANVNQPKGMFDGPTRAAIIDANDQLRSAAEYRPLIIAYRNDRPVRVSDVAEVSDAAENVRLAAWANETAAVIVNIQRQPGTNVIEVVDRIKTLLPQLQSAMPSALEIVPLSDRTTTIRASVQDVEHELLLAVALVVLMIYLFLRNASATTIPGVAVPLSLIGTFAVMYLADFSINNLTLMALTIAAGFVVDDAIVVVENISRYIEQGESPLQAALKGSEQIGFTIISLTLSMVAVLIPLLFMQDVVGRLFSEFAITLTVAILISGIISLTLTPMMCAKILRPASEKQSGRFHHASDRFFEKLTSGYGRMLNRVLDHQGITLLAAVATLALTVFLYVIIPKGFFPIQDTGVIQGISEAPQTISFEAMAQRQQALAKAVLADPAVESLSSFIGVDGTNPTLNSGRFFITLKPLAERGISASEVIRRLQPKLAEVPGITLYLQPVQDLTIENRVSRTQYQFTLEAVNPDELSHWTHRLVEQLSHKPYLADVTSDIQDRGLQAFVSIDRDSASRLGVTTQDIDDTLYNAFGQRLISTSFTQSNQYRVVLEVKPEYQKSPAALKDLRVGSTNGTQVPLTAVASVSEQSVPLVINHLGQFPASTVSFNLAPGAALGEAIKSVEAAKQEIGLPLSIQSSYQGATRAFTASLTNTLWLILAAIVTVYIVLGVLYESYIHPVTILSTLPSAGVGALLALMLSGNDLGIIGIIGIILLIGIVKKNAILMIDFALEAERKEDKTAREAIFQACLLRFRPIMMTTMTTLLSALPLMLGAGVGSELRHPLGITIVGGLILSQLLTLFTTPVIYLAFDRLSRRLSRPQSSESRL encoded by the coding sequence ATGAACCCGTCCCGCACTTTCATCCTGCGCCCGGTCGCCACCTCGCTGCTGATGGTGGCCCTGCTGCTGGTCGGGATCATCGGCTACCGCGCACTGCCGATCTCCGCCCTGCCCCAGGTCGACTATCCAACCATTCAGGTGGTCACGCTCTATCCCGGCGCCAGCCCGGACGTCATGACTTCATCGGTTACCGCGCCGCTGGAGCGCCAATTCGGCCAGATGCCGGGACTCAACCAGATGTCGTCCTCCAGCTCGGGCGGCGCGTCGGTCGTCACGCTCCAGTTCGATCTGGAACTGGACATCGATATTGCCGAACAGGAAGTGCAGGCAGCCATTAACGCGGCCACCAGCTTTCTGCCGACCGATCTGCCCATGCCGCCCGTTTACAGCAAGGTCAACCCTGCCGACGCGCCGATCATGACGCTGGCGGTCAGTTCGAAAACGCTGCCCTTGACCAGGGTCGAGGATCTCGTGGACACGCGCTTGGCGCAGAAACTGTCGCAGCTGCCGGGTGTCGGCCTGGTCAGCATCAGCGGCGGCCAGCGTCCGGCCGTGCGCATCCAGGCCAATCCGATGGCGCTCGCGGCCTACAACCTGAGCCTGGAAGACCTGCGCACGGCCATTGCCCGCGCCAATGTCAATCAGCCCAAGGGCATGTTCGACGGGCCGACGCGTGCGGCCATCATCGATGCCAATGATCAGCTGCGTTCGGCGGCCGAGTACAGGCCGCTCATCATCGCTTACCGCAACGACAGGCCCGTGCGCGTATCCGATGTCGCCGAAGTCAGCGACGCGGCCGAAAACGTGCGGCTGGCGGCCTGGGCCAACGAGACGGCGGCCGTGATCGTCAATATCCAGCGCCAGCCCGGCACCAACGTCATCGAGGTGGTGGACCGCATCAAGACACTGCTGCCCCAGTTGCAGTCAGCTATGCCCAGCGCTCTGGAAATCGTGCCGTTGAGTGATCGCACGACAACCATCCGCGCCTCCGTGCAGGATGTGGAGCATGAGCTCCTGCTGGCCGTGGCGCTGGTGGTGCTGATGATCTACCTGTTTCTGCGCAATGCGTCCGCAACCACTATTCCGGGCGTCGCCGTGCCGTTGTCCCTGATCGGCACGTTTGCCGTGATGTATCTGGCCGATTTCAGCATCAATAACCTGACGCTGATGGCGCTGACCATCGCGGCGGGCTTCGTTGTGGACGATGCCATCGTGGTCGTCGAGAACATCTCTCGCTACATCGAACAGGGAGAGAGTCCCCTGCAAGCCGCGCTCAAGGGCTCGGAGCAGATCGGCTTCACGATCATCTCGCTGACGCTTTCCATGGTCGCCGTGCTGATCCCGCTGCTGTTCATGCAAGATGTGGTCGGGCGCCTGTTTAGCGAATTCGCGATCACGCTGACCGTGGCGATCCTGATCTCCGGCATTATCTCGCTGACCCTGACGCCGATGATGTGTGCAAAAATCCTGCGCCCGGCTTCCGAAAAACAGTCCGGCCGCTTCCACCATGCCAGCGACCGTTTTTTTGAGAAGCTCACCAGCGGCTACGGGAGGATGCTGAACCGGGTGCTGGATCATCAAGGCATCACGCTGCTGGCGGCTGTCGCAACATTGGCGCTGACCGTGTTTCTATATGTAATCATACCCAAAGGCTTCTTCCCGATTCAGGACACCGGCGTCATTCAGGGCATCTCCGAAGCGCCGCAGACCATATCTTTCGAAGCCATGGCGCAGCGTCAGCAGGCGCTGGCCAAGGCGGTGCTGGCCGATCCGGCTGTGGAAAGTCTGTCTTCATTTATCGGCGTGGACGGCACCAATCCCACGCTCAACAGCGGGCGTTTTTTCATCACGCTGAAGCCATTGGCCGAACGCGGCATCAGCGCCTCGGAGGTCATCCGGCGCCTGCAGCCGAAGCTTGCCGAAGTGCCCGGCATCACGCTGTACCTGCAGCCGGTGCAGGATCTGACCATTGAGAACCGCGTCAGCCGCACGCAGTACCAGTTCACGCTGGAAGCGGTCAATCCCGACGAACTGAGCCACTGGACGCACCGGCTCGTCGAACAGCTTTCGCACAAACCCTACCTGGCCGATGTCACCAGCGACATTCAGGACCGGGGGCTTCAGGCTTTCGTATCGATAGATCGCGACAGCGCCAGCCGCCTCGGTGTTACGACTCAGGATATCGATGACACCTTATATAACGCCTTCGGCCAGCGGCTGATATCGACCAGCTTCACACAGTCGAACCAATACCGTGTCGTACTGGAAGTCAAACCGGAGTATCAAAAGAGCCCGGCGGCCCTAAAAGACCTCCGCGTCGGTTCAACAAACGGCACGCAGGTGCCGCTCACGGCCGTTGCCAGCGTATCAGAGCAGTCAGTCCCGCTCGTCATTAATCATCTGGGCCAGTTCCCTGCTTCGACGGTTTCATTCAACCTGGCGCCGGGCGCGGCGCTTGGCGAAGCGATCAAAAGCGTCGAAGCCGCCAAGCAGGAAATCGGACTGCCCCTCAGCATCCAGAGCAGTTACCAAGGTGCCACGCGCGCCTTTACGGCCTCGCTCACCAACACGCTGTGGCTGATTCTGGCCGCAATCGTGACCGTCTATATCGTGCTGGGCGTGCTGTATGAGAGCTACATCCATCCGGTCACGATCCTGTCGACGCTGCCCTCGGCCGGCGTCGGCGCCCTGCTGGCGCTGATGCTGTCGGGCAACGATCTGGGCATCATCGGCATCATCGGCATCATCCTGCTGATCGGCATCGTCAAGAAAAATGCGATCTTGATGATCGACTTCGCCCTGGAAGCCGAACGCAAGGAAGACAAGACTGCGCGCGAGGCGATCTTTCAGGCTTGTCTGCTGCGCTTTCGGCCGATCATGATGACGACGATGACGACGCTGCTAAGTGCTCTGCCGTTAATGCTGGGCGCGGGAGTCGGGTCCGAACTGCGCCATCCTCTGGGCATCACCATTGTCGGAGGCCTGATCCTGAGTCAGTTGCTGACGCTGTTCACGACGCCGGTCATTTATCTGGCTTTCGACAGGCTGAGCCGGCGGCTGTCCCGCCCGCAAAGCAGTGAGAGCCGGCTGTGA
- a CDS encoding multidrug efflux RND transporter permease subunit encodes MLSTHFIARPVATTLLTLGLALAGLVAFLQLPVSPLPQVDFPAISVSARLPGASPETMAATVATPLERTLGRIAGINEMTSTSSTGSTSINLQFDLDRDINGAARDVQAAINAASSLLPTNLPTRPSYRKVNPADAPIMIIALTSPTQTRGQLYDAASTILAQKISQIPGIGQVDVGGSSLPAVRVELNPDALAKYGIGFEDVRSAIDSTNANRPKGSVAEDSRHWQIYANDQVSTADNYLPLIVAYRNGAPVRITDIGQAVDSVEDIRNAGISNGKPSVILILRKQPDANIIETVDRVRAMLPQLKASIPQSIDLSVPMDRSSTIRASLHEVEKTLWIAIGLVVLVVFLFLRNLRSALIPSVTVPLSLIGTFGVMYLFGFSLNNLSLMALTIATGFVVDDAIVVLENTTRHIEKGLPPFQAAIKGAGEVGFTVLSMSLSLIAVFIPILLMGGIVGRLFREFAATLSAAVMISLVASLTTAPMLCSRWLARTEDRQHGQLYHWSERQFNRLLAGYERTLRWALDHGPLMMALLLGAIILNIYLYAIVPKGFFPVQDSGRLAGALRADESISSAALKQKLIDFAEIVRETPGVENVVGFTRGGNTGFMFATLKPLEERQLSSDQIMQRLRTRLAREPGASLFLQPVQDLRVGARGAAAMFEYTLQAENLDDLRTWTPQILKALSQRPELADVNTDQQERGQQVSLIVDRDAASRLGVSLALIDSTLNNAFGQRQVSVIYTPLNQYHVVMEVAPEFWQHPDTLKNLYVSVPPSLELPEGKQVPLSAFASYGLTNAPLTVNHQGQFAASTLSFNLKAGASLSTATQAIEETMNQLGVPDSIHGSFQGTAKAFAQSLRNQPWLILAALATIYIVLGILYESYIHPLTILSTLPSAGVGALLALLAFKTEFSIIALIGVILLIGLVKKNAIMMIDFALDAERNEGLNSHDAIFTACLMRFRPIMMTTMAALLGALPLAFGTGYGAELRQPLGISIVGGLIVSQMLTLYTTPVVYLYLDRFQLWCRRRFGRNVAEARL; translated from the coding sequence ATGCTGTCCACGCATTTCATCGCTCGTCCCGTAGCGACCACGCTGCTGACGCTGGGACTGGCGCTGGCAGGACTGGTCGCCTTTCTGCAACTGCCGGTTTCGCCGCTGCCGCAAGTCGATTTCCCGGCCATTTCGGTGTCAGCCCGACTGCCCGGCGCCAGCCCCGAAACCATGGCCGCCACGGTAGCCACGCCGCTTGAGCGCACCCTCGGCCGGATCGCGGGCATCAACGAAATGACATCAACGAGCTCAACAGGCTCCACGAGCATCAACCTGCAATTCGATCTTGACCGCGACATCAACGGCGCCGCGCGGGACGTTCAGGCCGCCATTAATGCCGCCAGCAGTCTGCTGCCCACGAATCTGCCGACCCGCCCGAGCTATCGCAAGGTCAACCCGGCCGATGCGCCGATCATGATCATCGCGCTGACCTCGCCAACCCAGACCCGCGGCCAGCTTTACGATGCGGCCTCGACGATTCTGGCACAGAAAATTTCACAGATTCCGGGCATCGGCCAGGTGGATGTCGGCGGCAGTTCGCTGCCGGCGGTCCGGGTGGAACTCAATCCCGACGCGTTGGCAAAGTACGGGATCGGCTTTGAAGATGTCCGCTCGGCGATCGACTCGACCAATGCCAATAGGCCCAAGGGTTCCGTCGCGGAGGACAGCCGGCACTGGCAGATCTATGCCAATGACCAGGTCAGCACGGCGGACAATTACCTGCCGCTCATCGTTGCCTATCGCAACGGCGCCCCTGTGCGTATTACCGATATCGGCCAGGCCGTCGATTCCGTGGAAGATATTCGCAATGCCGGCATCAGCAACGGCAAGCCGTCCGTAATACTGATACTGCGAAAGCAGCCCGATGCCAACATCATCGAAACGGTCGATAGAGTCAGGGCGATGCTGCCCCAGCTTAAGGCCTCCATACCTCAATCCATAGACCTATCGGTGCCCATGGACAGGTCCAGCACCATCCGCGCGTCGCTGCATGAAGTGGAAAAAACGCTCTGGATCGCCATCGGGCTGGTGGTCCTGGTCGTATTCCTGTTCCTGCGCAACCTGCGCTCGGCTTTGATTCCATCCGTCACCGTGCCGCTGTCGCTGATCGGCACTTTCGGAGTGATGTATCTGTTCGGCTTCAGTCTGAACAATCTGTCCCTGATGGCGCTGACTATCGCGACCGGCTTTGTGGTCGATGACGCCATCGTAGTATTGGAAAACACTACCCGGCATATCGAAAAAGGCCTGCCGCCGTTTCAGGCCGCCATAAAAGGCGCCGGCGAAGTCGGCTTCACGGTATTATCCATGAGCCTGTCGCTGATCGCTGTATTCATTCCGATCCTGCTGATGGGCGGCATTGTCGGCCGTCTGTTTAGAGAGTTTGCGGCCACTCTCTCGGCAGCGGTTATGATTTCGTTGGTTGCCTCGCTGACCACGGCCCCGATGCTCTGTTCCCGTTGGCTCGCCCGTACCGAGGATCGGCAGCACGGGCAGCTCTATCACTGGAGCGAGCGCCAGTTCAACCGCCTGCTCGCCGGTTATGAGCGGACGCTGCGCTGGGCGCTGGACCACGGGCCGCTGATGATGGCGCTGTTGCTGGGGGCGATCATTCTCAATATCTATCTTTACGCTATTGTGCCCAAGGGCTTTTTTCCAGTGCAGGATTCCGGCCGCCTGGCTGGCGCGCTCCGGGCCGATGAAAGCATTTCATCGGCCGCTTTGAAACAGAAACTGATCGATTTTGCCGAGATCGTGCGTGAGACTCCAGGCGTTGAAAACGTGGTCGGATTTACCCGCGGCGGCAACACCGGCTTCATGTTCGCGACCCTTAAGCCGCTGGAAGAACGCCAGCTGAGTTCAGACCAGATCATGCAGCGCCTGCGTACCCGCCTTGCCAGGGAACCAGGCGCCAGCCTGTTCCTGCAGCCGGTACAGGACCTGCGCGTCGGTGCGCGCGGTGCGGCAGCCATGTTCGAATACACGCTGCAGGCTGAAAATCTTGATGACCTTCGCACCTGGACGCCGCAGATTCTGAAAGCGCTGTCGCAGCGTCCCGAACTGGCGGACGTCAATACCGATCAGCAGGAAAGAGGCCAGCAGGTTTCCCTGATCGTAGACCGCGACGCGGCCTCGCGCCTGGGCGTCAGCCTGGCCCTTATCGATTCGACGCTGAATAACGCCTTCGGCCAGCGCCAGGTGTCGGTCATTTATACGCCCCTCAATCAGTATCACGTCGTGATGGAAGTGGCGCCCGAGTTTTGGCAGCATCCCGACACGCTGAAAAATTTGTACGTGAGCGTCCCGCCCAGCCTGGAGTTGCCGGAGGGCAAGCAAGTGCCCCTGTCGGCCTTTGCCAGCTACGGGCTGACCAATGCGCCGCTGACCGTCAATCATCAGGGCCAGTTCGCCGCATCCACCCTGTCGTTCAATCTCAAAGCCGGGGCCTCATTGTCGACGGCCACCCAGGCCATCGAAGAGACCATGAATCAGCTGGGCGTGCCCGATTCGATACACGGCAGTTTTCAGGGTACCGCCAAGGCATTCGCGCAATCCCTGCGCAATCAGCCCTGGCTGATCCTGGCCGCGCTGGCCACAATTTATATCGTGCTGGGCATACTGTACGAAAGCTACATCCATCCGTTGACTATCCTGTCCACGCTGCCTTCTGCCGGCGTCGGCGCGCTCCTTGCCCTGCTCGCTTTCAAAACCGAATTCAGCATCATCGCCCTGATCGGCGTGATCCTGCTGATCGGCCTGGTGAAGAAGAACGCCATCATGATGATCGACTTCGCGCTCGATGCCGAACGCAATGAGGGCCTGAACTCGCACGACGCCATTTTTACCGCCTGCCTCATGCGTTTTCGGCCGATCATGATGACGACGATGGCGGCGCTGCTGGGTGCCCTGCCGCTGGCTTTCGGAACGGGCTATGGCGCCGAGTTGCGCCAGCCGCTAGGCATTTCCATTGTCGGCGGACTGATCGTCAGCCAGATGCTGACGCTTTATACAACGCCGGTGGTGTATCTTTACCTGGACCGCTTCCAGTTGTGGTGCCGGCGCCGTTTTGGCCGTAATGTAGCCGAAGCCCGGTTATGA
- a CDS encoding serine/threonine-protein kinase produces the protein MNADDLGNITARINSRLTNRRSSDQDAATSGAIQKVENSGPLKVGSILNRRFVLKEVIGSGGMGTVFRATDLHRLEAQGQQTDVALKVLNEEFRDDPELFIMLQRETKKSQMLAHPNIVSVYDFDRDGRNIFMVMEMLEGKPLSHYIQEIARRGGIPFDKAWPIIEGMALALGYAHKKNIVHSDFKPSNIFITYSGEVKVLDFGIACAAVKSKHQSYEVTVFNPRNLEALTPAYASLEMFENCVPDPRDDVYALACVSYELLAGRHPFSKLLAQKALEINLQPPAIPGLKRRQWNALTHALALRREQRTTSIAQFLDEIRPKPAWSGVPGTAAVKASTHALALKRNQIRVSVRQFFSEIKSRLLRLNILGVVTVTALIAAGGYVYIYPSMNAASPVVVELTSEQQLQIKDLLELAQIHFDVGYITEPQGSNALWTYRRVLAIDPDNREALQGLEKIADLIEEQANELFAQQKFEECLAKIEEGLKVQPKKDRLLSLKEQILKTRR, from the coding sequence ATGAATGCAGACGATTTAGGTAATATCACGGCGCGAATCAACTCGAGGCTAACAAATCGTCGGTCATCCGATCAGGATGCGGCAACCTCCGGAGCGATTCAAAAAGTGGAAAACTCCGGGCCATTAAAAGTAGGATCGATACTGAACAGGCGCTTCGTGCTCAAGGAAGTGATTGGCAGCGGCGGCATGGGCACAGTGTTCAGGGCAACCGATTTGCACCGCCTTGAAGCGCAGGGCCAGCAGACTGACGTTGCCTTAAAAGTGTTGAATGAAGAATTCAGGGATGACCCGGAACTGTTCATTATGCTTCAGCGAGAAACGAAAAAATCCCAGATGCTGGCGCATCCCAATATCGTCAGCGTCTATGATTTCGACCGCGACGGCCGCAATATCTTCATGGTCATGGAAATGCTGGAAGGCAAGCCGCTTTCTCATTATATACAGGAAATCGCCCGGCGGGGCGGCATTCCCTTCGACAAGGCCTGGCCTATTATCGAAGGAATGGCATTGGCGCTGGGCTATGCGCACAAAAAGAATATCGTTCATTCGGATTTTAAACCGAGCAATATTTTTATTACCTATAGCGGTGAAGTCAAGGTGCTGGATTTCGGCATCGCCTGCGCGGCCGTTAAATCGAAACACCAGAGCTATGAAGTCACGGTTTTCAACCCTCGCAATCTGGAAGCGCTGACGCCGGCTTATGCCAGCCTGGAAATGTTTGAAAACTGCGTTCCCGATCCGCGCGACGATGTTTATGCGCTGGCCTGCGTCAGCTATGAATTATTGGCCGGCAGACATCCGTTCAGCAAATTGCTCGCCCAGAAGGCGCTGGAAATCAATCTGCAGCCGCCGGCCATTCCGGGCTTGAAACGCCGGCAATGGAACGCCTTGACGCATGCTCTGGCGTTGAGGAGAGAACAGAGAACAACTTCCATTGCACAATTCCTTGATGAAATACGGCCTAAACCGGCTTGGTCGGGTGTTCCCGGAACGGCGGCTGTTAAGGCTTCAACGCATGCTCTGGCGCTGAAAAGGAACCAAATAAGGGTTTCTGTCAGGCAATTTTTTAGTGAAATAAAGTCCAGGCTGCTCAGGCTGAACATCCTAGGCGTGGTGACGGTTACGGCTTTGATCGCGGCGGGCGGCTACGTCTATATTTATCCGAGCATGAATGCGGCGTCGCCAGTAGTGGTTGAACTGACTTCGGAACAGCAACTTCAGATTAAGGATTTGCTCGAATTGGCGCAAATCCATTTTGATGTCGGCTATATAACCGAGCCTCAAGGCAGTAATGCCTTATGGACTTACCGTCGTGTCCTGGCTATTGATCCTGATAACCGGGAGGCCCTGCAGGGGCTGGAGAAGATTGCCGACTTGATTGAAGAACAGGCAAATGAGTTATTTGCTCAGCAAAAGTTCGAAGAGTGCCTGGCAAAAATTGAAGAAGGACTGAAAGTTCAACCTAAAAAGGATCGGTTGCTGTCATTGAAAGAGCAGATATTGAAGACGAGGAGGTAG